One segment of Rosa chinensis cultivar Old Blush chromosome 6, RchiOBHm-V2, whole genome shotgun sequence DNA contains the following:
- the LOC112173286 gene encoding glutaredoxin-C6, producing MQGLRRCSNDVVHLGLSTSPPTPNPSSLSIDVAESAETRIRRLISEHPVIIFSRTSCCMCHVMKKLLATIGVHPTVIELDDHEIAALPCPPPSSSAVDDDKPRNNIPPSVFIGGTCVGGLESLVALHLTGHLVPKLVEVGAL from the coding sequence ATGCAGGGCCTACGTCGTTGCTCCAACGACGTCGTCCACCTCGGCCTATCCACCTCCCCTCCTACCCCAAACCCTTCCTCCCTCTCCATCGACGTCGCCGAGTCCGCCGAGACCCGCATCCGCCGCCTCATCTCCGAGCACCCCGTCATCATCTTCAGCCGAACTTCCTGCTGCATGTGCCACGTCATGAAGAAGCTCCTTGCTACTATTGGGGTCCACCCTACCGTCATCGAGTTGGACGACCACGAGATCGCCGCTCTCCCTTGTCCCCctccctcctcctccgccgTCGACGACGACAAGCCCCGGAATAACATCCCGCCCTCCGTCTTCATCGGCGGCACCTGCGTCGGCGGCCTCGAATCCCTGGTGGCCCTCCACCTCACTGGCCACCTCGTCCCCAAGCTCGTCGAAGTTGGTGCCCTCTAG